Proteins from a single region of Rhodospirillales bacterium:
- a CDS encoding VOC family protein: protein MKYLHTMVRVGDLERSLAFYCGKLGLREIRRMENEKGRFTLVFLAAPQDEARARSEAAPVLELTYNWDESEYTGGRNFGHLAFRVENIYETCARLMKDGVVINRPPRDGNMAFVRSPDGISIELLQDGAPMPTAEPWASMPNTGTW from the coding sequence ATGAAATACCTGCACACCATGGTCCGGGTCGGCGATCTTGAGCGGAGCCTCGCCTTTTACTGTGGCAAGCTCGGCCTGCGCGAAATCCGCCGGATGGAGAATGAAAAAGGCCGCTTCACCCTTGTCTTCCTCGCCGCGCCGCAAGATGAAGCGCGCGCCCGCAGCGAAGCGGCGCCGGTCCTGGAACTGACATATAATTGGGATGAAAGCGAATACACCGGCGGTCGCAACTTCGGCCATCTCGCCTTTCGCGTCGAGAACATCTATGAGACCTGCGCGCGGCTGATGAAAGATGGCGTCGTCATCAACCGACCGCCGCGCGACGGCAATATGGCGTTCGTCCGCTCGCCCGACGGCATCTCGATCGAGCTGTTGCAGGACGGAGCCCCGATGCCGACCGCCGAGCCGTGGGCGAGCATGCCCAACACCGGCACATGGTAG
- the rnd gene encoding ribonuclease D, translating into MTLITEAAELAAFCDRLAGADLIAVDTEFMRERTYWPKLCLVQVAGPDEAAAIDPLADGMDLSPLFALMQQPAPLKVFHAARQDLEIFHKLMGGSLPQPVFDTQVAAMVCGFGDQVSYETLVSKLAKARIDKSSRFTDWSLRPLSPRQIEYAIADVVHLVPVYRKLAARLQSTGRADWVAEEMAALTSPATYAIDPLHAFRRVKSRSGNGRVLAVLRELAAWREREAQARDVPRAWVVRDEALLEIAHHTPKTVDELARTRGLARKFAESATGAEVLAAVARGRAVPEEECPETDLRREVPRGVAAVADLLKVVLKMKCDEADVALRMVASSEEVELIAAHGEDAGVPALTGWRRHVFGEAALEVRSGSMALVVRGRKLVLTPTGERT; encoded by the coding sequence ATGACTTTGATTACCGAAGCCGCTGAACTCGCGGCGTTTTGCGATCGACTCGCGGGCGCCGATCTGATCGCCGTCGACACCGAATTCATGCGCGAGCGAACCTATTGGCCGAAGCTCTGCCTCGTGCAGGTTGCGGGGCCGGATGAGGCGGCGGCGATCGACCCCCTTGCCGACGGCATGGACCTATCGCCGCTGTTCGCCCTGATGCAACAACCGGCCCCGCTCAAGGTGTTCCATGCCGCACGCCAGGACCTCGAGATTTTTCACAAGCTGATGGGCGGCTCGCTGCCGCAACCGGTATTCGATACCCAGGTCGCGGCGATGGTCTGCGGCTTCGGCGATCAGGTCTCGTACGAAACGCTGGTGAGCAAGCTGGCCAAGGCGCGCATCGATAAGAGCTCGCGCTTTACCGATTGGTCGTTGCGGCCGCTGTCGCCGCGGCAGATCGAATATGCCATCGCTGACGTCGTCCACCTCGTCCCGGTCTACCGCAAGCTCGCCGCCCGCCTGCAATCGACAGGTCGCGCCGACTGGGTCGCCGAGGAGATGGCGGCGCTGACCAGCCCGGCGACCTACGCCATCGATCCGCTGCACGCGTTTCGCCGGGTGAAGAGCCGCAGCGGTAACGGACGGGTGCTGGCGGTGCTTCGCGAACTCGCCGCCTGGCGGGAGCGCGAGGCGCAAGCGCGGGACGTTCCGCGCGCCTGGGTCGTGCGCGACGAAGCGTTGCTGGAGATCGCCCACCATACGCCGAAGACGGTCGACGAGCTGGCCCGCACCCGCGGCCTCGCCCGCAAATTTGCCGAGAGCGCCACCGGCGCCGAGGTGCTCGCCGCCGTTGCCCGCGGACGCGCCGTTCCGGAGGAAGAGTGCCCGGAAACCGACCTCCGGCGCGAAGTGCCGCGCGGCGTCGCCGCCGTCGCCGATCTTTTGAAGGTGGTCTTGAAGATGAAGTGTGACGAAGCCGACGTCGCGCTGCGCATGGTCGCTTCCTCCGAAGAAGTCGAACTCATCGCCGCCCACGGCGAGGACGCCGGCGTCCCGGCCTTGACCGGCTGGCGCCGGCACGTTTTCGGCGAAGCCGCCCTCGAAGTCCGCTCCGGTTCCATGGCGCTGGTCGTCCGCGGCAGGAAGCTCGTGCTAACACCGACCGGCGAGCGAACATAA
- the rdgB gene encoding RdgB/HAM1 family non-canonical purine NTP pyrophosphatase translates to MPRRFENTRLVLASHNRGKLVEIADLLRPFAVDVISAGDLGLAEPEETGLTFAQNAELKALTSARGSGFAALADDSGLVVPALGGAPGIYSARWAGPEKDFGAAMRRLEVELGTSSDRRAHFACALCLAWPDGHCETLEGTVHGRLVFPPRGEGGFGYDPVFVADGFNRTFGEIEPAEKHAISHRAEAFRKLVAACFA, encoded by the coding sequence ATGCCACGTCGTTTCGAAAACACCCGGCTGGTTCTCGCCAGCCACAACCGCGGCAAGCTGGTCGAGATCGCCGATCTCCTCCGCCCGTTCGCGGTCGACGTGATCTCCGCCGGCGACCTCGGCCTTGCCGAGCCCGAGGAGACCGGTCTGACCTTTGCGCAAAACGCGGAGTTGAAGGCGCTGACATCAGCGCGGGGTTCGGGGTTTGCGGCGCTGGCCGACGATTCGGGCCTGGTCGTCCCGGCTCTTGGCGGCGCGCCCGGCATTTATTCCGCGCGTTGGGCCGGGCCGGAAAAGGACTTCGGTGCGGCGATGCGTCGCCTCGAAGTGGAACTTGGCACGTCCAGCGACCGACGTGCCCACTTCGCCTGCGCCCTGTGCCTCGCCTGGCCAGACGGACATTGCGAAACGCTGGAAGGCACCGTACACGGCCGCCTGGTCTTTCCCCCCCGGGGCGAGGGCGGTTTTGGCTACGATCCGGTGTTCGTCGCTGATGGCTTCAACCGTACCTTCGGCGAGATCGAGCCGGCGGAAAAGCATGCGATCAGCCATCGCGCCGAGGCATTTCGCAAACTGGTGGCCGCCTGCTTCGCGTGA
- a CDS encoding coproporphyrinogen III oxidase, whose protein sequence is MNEIAIYVHWPFCSSKCPYCDFNSHVRETIDSDRWQRAYLAELDGFAAETVGRRVCSVFFGGGTPSLMDPGTTAAIVQRITSLWPVATNLEVTLEANPSTAEAARFRAFKDAGVNRLSVGVQALDDDALRLLGRGHSTAEARQAIALAAAIFPRFSFDMIWGWPGHTAPAWRQALTEAIAIAGDHLSAYQLTIEPGTAFWRDGVPAADEDTGCALHDVTQDLLKAAGLDAYEISNHARSGGECRHNLGIWRGGDYLGIGPGAHGRITTDGHTTATRAVRAPEKWLMRVEQGASGLAERAALTREERREELVMLGLRLREGLSRGQFRALTGIEPEAAVDANALTLLIEAGFAERDALGLRATAAGRLRLDAVLARLLA, encoded by the coding sequence GTGAACGAGATCGCGATTTATGTTCATTGGCCGTTCTGCAGTTCGAAGTGCCCTTATTGCGACTTCAACAGCCACGTGCGCGAGACGATCGACAGCGATCGCTGGCAGCGCGCCTATCTCGCCGAACTGGATGGTTTTGCCGCCGAAACCGTGGGACGGCGGGTGTGCAGCGTGTTTTTCGGTGGCGGCACGCCCTCACTGATGGACCCAGGAACGACAGCGGCGATCGTGCAAAGGATCACCAGCCTGTGGCCGGTCGCGACGAACCTTGAAGTCACCCTCGAGGCCAATCCGTCGACTGCGGAAGCGGCCCGGTTCCGCGCCTTCAAGGATGCAGGGGTGAACCGGCTGTCGGTTGGCGTCCAGGCGCTCGACGACGACGCGCTGCGCCTGCTCGGGCGCGGCCATTCGACAGCCGAGGCGCGCCAGGCAATCGCGCTGGCCGCGGCGATTTTCCCGCGCTTTTCGTTTGACATGATCTGGGGCTGGCCGGGCCACACGGCGCCAGCCTGGCGGCAGGCGCTCACCGAGGCGATCGCGATAGCCGGCGATCATCTCTCCGCCTACCAGCTCACCATCGAGCCGGGCACGGCGTTCTGGCGCGACGGCGTTCCGGCGGCGGATGAGGACACGGGGTGCGCGCTGCATGACGTCACCCAGGACTTGCTCAAGGCAGCGGGATTGGATGCATACGAAATTTCCAATCACGCGCGCAGCGGCGGTGAGTGCCGCCATAACCTCGGCATCTGGCGCGGCGGTGATTACCTCGGTATCGGCCCGGGCGCGCACGGACGGATCACCACGGATGGCCACACAACGGCGACGCGCGCGGTTCGCGCGCCGGAAAAATGGCTCATGCGTGTCGAGCAAGGAGCGAGCGGGCTTGCCGAGCGCGCCGCACTCACGCGGGAGGAACGCCGTGAAGAGCTGGTCATGCTGGGTCTGCGTCTGCGCGAGGGCCTCTCGCGCGGCCAATTCCGCGCCCTCACCGGCATCGAGCCGGAAGCCGCGGTCGATGCCAATGCCCTCACCCTGCTGATCGAGGCCGGCTTCGCCGAGCGAGACGCTCTCGGCCTGCGCGCCACCGCCGCCGGCCGGTTGCGGCTGGATGCCGTATTGGCACGGTTACTCGCGTGA
- the hrcA gene encoding heat-inducible transcriptional repressor HrcA: protein MIRDLNDRAREILRQIVDSYLETGEPVGSRTLSKLLSVSLSPATIRNVMADLEDAGLLFAPHTSAGRLPTEAGLRLFVDGLLGVGNLSDEERRAISQQCAGSGTNIEGMLERATHALSGLTRCTGLVLAPKTEHPLKHIELVNLNPGRALVVLVAENGVVENRIIETPPGLPPSALVEASNFLSARLVGRTIAEAREEILSELEAHTAELDQLTSKLVESGLAMWAGGERGGSLIVRGQARLLDDVQALGELEHIRSLFNALEQKEILVKVLSMVDKADGVRIFIGSGDTLFNVAGCSMIVSPFRDGSERIIGAIGVIGPTRMNYARIIPMVDYTARVVGRMIG, encoded by the coding sequence ATGATCCGGGACCTGAACGACCGCGCGCGGGAGATCCTTCGCCAGATTGTCGATTCGTACCTGGAGACCGGCGAGCCGGTCGGCTCGCGGACGCTCTCCAAGCTCCTGTCGGTTTCGCTGTCGCCCGCGACCATCCGCAACGTCATGGCCGACCTTGAGGATGCCGGGCTGTTGTTCGCGCCGCACACGTCGGCCGGGCGGTTGCCGACCGAGGCAGGTTTGCGTCTGTTCGTCGACGGCTTGCTCGGCGTCGGAAACCTCAGCGATGAGGAGCGGCGGGCGATTTCCCAGCAATGCGCCGGCAGCGGGACCAACATCGAGGGCATGCTTGAGCGTGCCACCCATGCCCTTTCCGGACTCACCCGCTGCACCGGTCTCGTCTTGGCGCCCAAGACCGAGCATCCGCTCAAGCACATCGAGTTGGTCAATCTCAATCCGGGCCGCGCCCTCGTCGTGCTTGTCGCCGAGAATGGAGTCGTCGAAAACCGCATCATCGAGACGCCACCGGGCCTGCCGCCGTCGGCTCTGGTCGAAGCCTCGAATTTCCTTTCGGCTCGGCTGGTCGGGCGGACGATCGCCGAGGCACGTGAAGAAATTCTGTCTGAACTCGAGGCTCATACGGCCGAACTCGACCAGTTAACCAGCAAGCTTGTCGAGTCCGGACTGGCGATGTGGGCCGGCGGCGAACGCGGGGGCTCGCTGATCGTACGTGGGCAAGCGCGCTTGCTCGACGACGTTCAGGCGCTGGGTGAACTCGAGCACATCCGCTCGCTGTTCAACGCCCTTGAACAGAAAGAGATTCTTGTCAAGGTCCTCTCGATGGTCGACAAGGCCGACGGCGTGCGGATCTTTATTGGCTCCGGCGACACGCTTTTCAACGTCGCGGGCTGTTCAATGATCGTAAGCCCGTTTCGGGACGGCAGCGAAAGGATCATCGGCGCCATCGGCGTCATCGGACCGACACGCATGAACTATGCCCGAATTATCCCAATGGTCGACTACACCGCTCGAGTGGTCGGCCGGATGATCGGATGA
- the rph gene encoding ribonuclease PH — protein sequence MRPSGRANDRLRPVRLETGVSKYAEGSCLVEFGDTHVLCTASVAQRVPSWLRDSGRGWITAEYGMLPRATAERTDREAARGRQSGRTQEIQRLIGRSLRAVTDLTAMPDLQVRIDCDVLQADGGTRTASITGGYVALHLAFQKLIKLGLLSALPLTDHVAAISCGICDGVCLLDLEYQEDSAADTDANFVLTGAGAIVEVQATAEHKTFNQDELLKLIALARGGINELVGLQRQVLGLA from the coding sequence ATGAGACCCTCCGGCCGCGCCAACGATCGCCTGCGCCCTGTTCGCCTCGAGACGGGCGTCAGCAAGTACGCCGAGGGGTCGTGCCTCGTAGAGTTTGGCGATACGCACGTACTTTGCACCGCCTCTGTCGCCCAGCGCGTCCCCTCCTGGTTGCGGGATAGTGGACGCGGCTGGATCACCGCCGAATATGGCATGCTTCCGCGGGCCACGGCCGAACGGACCGACCGGGAAGCGGCGCGCGGCCGGCAGTCGGGCCGAACCCAGGAAATCCAGCGGCTGATCGGCCGCAGCCTGCGCGCGGTCACCGACCTTACGGCGATGCCCGACCTTCAGGTGCGCATCGACTGCGACGTTCTCCAGGCTGACGGCGGCACCCGTACAGCTTCGATCACCGGCGGCTACGTCGCCTTGCATCTGGCGTTCCAAAAACTGATCAAGCTGGGATTACTGAGCGCATTGCCCCTGACCGACCACGTCGCCGCGATTTCCTGCGGTATCTGCGACGGAGTCTGCCTGCTCGACCTCGAATATCAGGAGGATTCCGCCGCCGACACCGATGCCAACTTTGTGCTTACCGGCGCGGGCGCCATCGTCGAGGTGCAGGCGACCGCCGAGCACAAGACGTTTAATCAGGACGAGTTGCTGAAGCTCATCGCCCTCGCCCGCGGCGGTATCAACGAGCTTGTCGGCCTGCAGCGTCAGGTACTCGGCCTCGCTTGA
- a CDS encoding penicillin-binding protein activator produces MSSLLAVSLALASCDTLRSATGLPSGAARPQSGEVVASPTPEAKKPGLSATVPPAAEPAAPGAPPFTAELPQDQPVKVALLLPLSGRLAKLGKAMSDAAQMAMFDLADRRFELMPIDDKGTPGGAADAAKQAAANGAQLILGPLLASSVRAVVPIAASANVPVVAFSSDRNVAQPGVYIIGFTPEAEVQRVISYATLKGLNRFAALVPDNLYGSAIADALRKSAAASGGAVVRIESYDPDTQDFSALMRKLTGASDAPAGDAQPSMAMLPPLPAFDALLLAEGGPQLRAMAASLAAFGIRSPGVQLLGTGKWDEPGLGSETALVGAWYAAPPPSLREEFDVRYKRAFGQPPPRLATLAYDATALAAVLARGPERTPFSPAHLTDPNGFFGRDGLFRLTVDGVVDRRLAILRVERNGVDVIDEAPRSFAAGS; encoded by the coding sequence GTGTCATCTCTGCTCGCGGTCTCGCTCGCCCTTGCCTCGTGCGATACTCTCAGAAGCGCGACCGGCTTGCCAAGCGGCGCGGCGAGGCCGCAGAGCGGCGAGGTGGTGGCGAGCCCCACGCCGGAAGCGAAGAAGCCCGGTCTTTCGGCGACGGTCCCGCCCGCTGCCGAGCCCGCGGCGCCGGGCGCGCCGCCCTTCACGGCAGAGCTGCCGCAGGACCAGCCAGTCAAGGTCGCGTTGCTGCTTCCTCTTTCCGGCCGACTCGCCAAGCTCGGCAAGGCGATGTCCGACGCGGCTCAAATGGCGATGTTCGATCTCGCCGACCGACGGTTCGAGTTGATGCCGATCGATGATAAGGGCACGCCCGGCGGCGCGGCCGATGCGGCGAAGCAGGCGGCGGCGAACGGCGCGCAGCTCATCCTGGGGCCGTTGCTGGCGTCGTCGGTGCGTGCTGTCGTCCCCATCGCCGCGAGCGCGAACGTTCCGGTCGTGGCGTTTTCCAGCGATCGCAACGTCGCCCAGCCGGGCGTCTACATTATCGGTTTTACGCCGGAAGCGGAAGTGCAGCGGGTCATCAGCTATGCAACGCTGAAGGGGCTGAACCGCTTCGCCGCGCTCGTGCCTGATAACCTCTATGGCTCGGCGATTGCCGATGCCCTGCGCAAGTCAGCGGCGGCGAGCGGTGGCGCGGTCGTCCGCATCGAATCCTACGATCCTGACACCCAGGATTTTTCCGCCCTGATGCGCAAGTTGACCGGCGCATCCGATGCGCCGGCGGGTGACGCCCAGCCATCGATGGCCATGTTGCCGCCGCTACCTGCCTTCGATGCGCTTCTGCTGGCGGAGGGTGGGCCGCAACTGCGCGCCATGGCTGCGAGTCTCGCTGCCTTCGGAATCCGCTCTCCGGGGGTGCAGCTTCTCGGCACGGGCAAGTGGGATGAGCCCGGTCTGGGCAGCGAGACGGCGCTTGTCGGCGCCTGGTACGCCGCGCCCCCGCCGAGCCTGCGTGAAGAGTTCGACGTGCGCTACAAGCGTGCCTTCGGGCAGCCACCACCGCGCCTGGCCACCCTCGCCTATGACGCGACGGCGCTTGCCGCGGTTCTCGCCCGCGGACCCGAGCGCACGCCGTTCTCGCCGGCGCATCTGACCGATCCTAACGGGTTCTTCGGTCGCGATGGTCTCTTCCGGCTGACGGTTGACGGTGTCGTCGACCGGCGCCTTGCGATCCTCAGGGTCGAGCGCAACGGCGTCGACGTAATCGATGAGGCGCCGCGCAGTTTCGCTGCCGGTAGCTGA
- the rsmI gene encoding 16S rRNA (cytidine(1402)-2'-O)-methyltransferase → MTRRHKAGSAAERRAVETAGGGRARTASRGLKPPRQVDGTVVAEGSDSVEASKSSSLRSLKSPAAAGLYLIATPIGNAADIGLRALDLLAQADVIACEDTRVTARLLAIHGIARPLLRCDEHAHRIAGPALVERVAHGERVAFVSDAGTPLVSDPGQRLVRACIDAGLPVFAVPGASAVLTALCISGLPVQRFLFAGFLPPRTTARRSELAEVAGLAATLVFLESAQRLAASLADMADVLGTRDAAVAREMTKLFEEVRRGRLGDLAAHYRAAGPPKGEVTVVVGPPAPAQPVDADEADRRLSEALNTLSPRDAAASVAAATGLPRRQLYARAVALRGDRS, encoded by the coding sequence ATGACACGACGGCACAAGGCCGGGTCGGCCGCGGAACGACGGGCCGTGGAGACGGCAGGCGGCGGGCGGGCCAGAACGGCATCGCGGGGACTCAAACCTCCTCGTCAGGTCGACGGCACGGTCGTGGCGGAAGGTAGCGATTCGGTCGAGGCGAGTAAATCATCGTCGCTGCGATCGTTAAAGTCGCCTGCTGCGGCCGGCCTCTATCTGATCGCGACACCGATCGGCAACGCCGCCGACATCGGCCTCAGAGCGCTCGATCTGCTGGCGCAGGCCGACGTTATCGCCTGTGAGGACACGCGCGTTACCGCGCGCCTGCTGGCGATCCACGGCATCGCCCGCCCGCTGCTTCGCTGCGACGAACACGCGCACCGCATCGCCGGCCCGGCGCTGGTCGAGCGGGTGGCACACGGCGAACGGGTCGCCTTCGTCTCCGACGCCGGCACACCGCTCGTCTCCGATCCCGGTCAGCGTCTGGTGCGCGCCTGCATCGACGCGGGTCTGCCGGTATTCGCCGTTCCCGGCGCCTCCGCGGTATTGACGGCACTGTGCATTTCGGGCCTGCCGGTGCAGCGATTTCTGTTCGCGGGCTTTCTTCCGCCGCGCACCACCGCCCGCAGAAGCGAACTCGCCGAGGTCGCCGGCCTCGCCGCCACTTTGGTTTTCCTCGAATCCGCGCAGCGACTGGCGGCGTCGCTCGCCGATATGGCGGACGTCCTTGGCACCCGCGACGCGGCGGTCGCGCGTGAGATGACCAAGCTGTTCGAGGAGGTTCGCCGCGGCCGCCTGGGCGATCTGGCCGCGCACTACCGCGCCGCCGGACCGCCAAAGGGCGAAGTAACGGTGGTCGTCGGCCCACCCGCGCCCGCCCAGCCGGTCGACGCCGACGAAGCCGACCGCCGACTGAGTGAAGCGCTGAACACGCTGTCGCCGCGCGACGCGGCAGCCAGCGTCGCCGCAGCAACCGGCTTGCCGCGGCGCCAGCTCTATGCCCGAGCAGTCGCGCTCAGGGGCGATCGAAGCTGA
- a CDS encoding YraN family protein, whose protein sequence is MSRRRPIDETRLAAWRFGRTAEALCAIVLRLHGWQILARDFRTPVGEIDLIARRRGTIAFIEVKARAKDGSTEALTPRQRRRIVRAAEVFLGAYPHLLRLEARFDLMLVARRRLPRHLPAAFRADD, encoded by the coding sequence CTGAGCCGCCGACGCCCCATCGACGAAACCAGGCTCGCCGCCTGGCGTTTCGGTCGCACCGCCGAAGCGCTGTGTGCGATCGTGCTTCGGCTTCACGGCTGGCAGATCCTCGCGCGGGATTTCCGCACGCCCGTGGGCGAGATCGACCTGATCGCCCGCCGTCGCGGCACCATCGCCTTCATCGAGGTCAAGGCACGGGCAAAGGATGGCAGCACTGAGGCGCTGACGCCGCGCCAGCGCCGGCGCATCGTCCGCGCCGCCGAGGTTTTTCTTGGCGCTTATCCTCACCTCCTCCGCCTTGAGGCCCGCTTCGATTTGATGCTCGTTGCCCGCCGCCGCCTTCCTCGACACCTGCCAGCCGCGTTCCGCGCCGACGATTGA
- the aspS gene encoding aspartate--tRNA ligase has protein sequence MHPYRTHTCGALRVDHAGTGVRLSGWVHRKRDHGNLLFIDLRDHYGITQCVIDSAHPAFDAATAVRFESVVTIDGHVVRRTSETVNPTLATGEIEVAISEFRVESPAEMLPMQVAADTDYGEDVRLRYRFLDLRRERLHANIVLRSEVIASLRRRMIESGFLEFQTPILTASSPEGARDYLVPSRNHPGKFYALPQAPQQFKQLLMASGFDRYFQIAPCFRDEDARADRSPGEFYQLDFEMAFATQDDVFAAIEPVLAGVFAEFAGGRAVSPPPFVRIPFEESLLRYGSDKPDLRNPLIIADVTAAFAGGGFGLFAKLVAQGSVVRAIPAPGAAGRPRAFFDKLNDWARDEGMGGLGYVVFESSGAKGPIAKNLEADRVEQARLAAGAQAGDAVFFVCQSKAKAEKFAGMARERLCDLLELREKEAFRFCWIVDFPMYERNEETGEIEFSHNPFSMPQGGLEALETRDPLTINAYQYDIVCNGVELSSGAIRNHRPDIMLKAFAIAGYGEDEVRRRFGGMLHAFQFGAPPHGGSAPGIDRIVMLLANEPNIREVIAFPMNQRAEDLLMGAPAEVEARRLRELHIRLDLPKPKPGAASAEPVTPPSKPSAPAEG, from the coding sequence ATGCATCCTTATCGAACGCACACCTGCGGCGCCTTGCGTGTCGATCATGCCGGCACCGGCGTTCGCCTTTCCGGCTGGGTTCACCGCAAACGTGACCACGGGAATCTGCTGTTCATCGATCTGCGCGACCACTATGGAATTACCCAGTGCGTGATCGATTCCGCGCATCCTGCCTTCGACGCAGCGACCGCCGTGCGCTTCGAGAGCGTCGTGACCATCGACGGGCACGTCGTGCGGCGAACGTCAGAAACGGTGAATCCAACGCTGGCGACCGGCGAGATCGAGGTGGCTATCAGCGAATTTCGCGTCGAATCGCCGGCGGAGATGCTACCGATGCAGGTTGCCGCCGATACCGACTACGGCGAGGACGTCCGCCTGCGCTATCGCTTCCTCGACCTGCGCCGCGAGCGCCTGCACGCCAACATCGTCCTGCGCTCCGAGGTGATCGCGTCGCTGCGCCGGCGGATGATCGAAAGCGGCTTTCTCGAGTTCCAAACGCCCATTCTGACTGCCTCCTCACCCGAGGGCGCGCGCGATTACCTCGTGCCGTCGCGCAACCACCCGGGCAAGTTCTACGCCCTGCCGCAGGCGCCGCAGCAGTTCAAACAACTGCTCATGGCCTCGGGGTTCGATCGCTACTTCCAGATCGCGCCGTGCTTCCGTGACGAGGATGCGCGCGCCGACCGTTCGCCAGGCGAGTTTTATCAGCTCGACTTCGAGATGGCCTTCGCCACCCAGGACGACGTCTTCGCCGCGATCGAGCCGGTGCTGGCAGGCGTGTTCGCCGAGTTCGCCGGCGGGCGGGCGGTGAGCCCGCCGCCCTTCGTGCGCATCCCATTCGAGGAGAGCCTTCTGCGCTACGGCTCGGACAAGCCCGACCTGCGCAACCCCCTGATCATCGCCGATGTGACCGCGGCGTTCGCCGGCGGCGGCTTCGGCCTGTTCGCCAAGCTGGTGGCGCAGGGCAGCGTCGTTCGTGCGATTCCGGCACCGGGAGCAGCCGGCCGGCCGCGTGCATTTTTTGACAAGCTCAACGACTGGGCGCGCGACGAGGGCATGGGTGGTCTCGGCTACGTCGTTTTTGAGAGCAGTGGCGCCAAGGGGCCGATCGCCAAAAACCTCGAGGCTGACCGCGTCGAACAGGCACGCCTAGCCGCCGGCGCGCAGGCCGGAGATGCCGTCTTTTTCGTCTGCCAGAGCAAGGCGAAGGCGGAGAAATTCGCCGGCATGGCCCGTGAGCGACTGTGCGACCTTCTCGAACTTCGCGAGAAGGAGGCCTTCCGCTTCTGCTGGATCGTCGACTTTCCGATGTATGAGCGGAATGAGGAGACGGGCGAGATCGAGTTCAGCCACAATCCGTTCTCGATGCCGCAAGGCGGTCTCGAGGCGCTCGAGACGCGCGATCCGCTGACGATCAACGCCTATCAATACGACATCGTCTGCAATGGCGTCGAGCTGTCGTCCGGCGCTATCCGGAACCACCGCCCGGACATCATGCTCAAGGCCTTCGCTATCGCCGGCTACGGCGAGGACGAGGTGCGCAGGCGCTTCGGTGGGATGCTGCACGCCTTTCAGTTCGGAGCCCCGCCGCATGGCGGCTCGGCGCCGGGAATCGATCGCATCGTCATGTTGCTGGCCAATGAGCCGAACATCCGCGAGGTCATCGCCTTTCCGATGAACCAGCGGGCGGAAGACCTGCTGATGGGCGCGCCCGCCGAGGTCGAGGCCCGCCGCCTGCGCGAGTTGCACATCCGCCTCGATTTGCCCAAGCCGAAGCCTGGAGCCGCGAGCGCAGAGCCGGTAACGCCGCCGTCAAAGCCATCGGCACCCGCCGAGGGCTAG
- a CDS encoding MipA/OmpV family protein, with protein MKRWLKFGAAALASLLAVPFAWAESPADAPVLDGPVIGRTTEQSLLPSPATGQRGTQVRTNVLSSQSFQAGPSIDVVPNVAHPEVPLVARRKDEAGPVELGGFVDYLFHDGTSGKPSSSLGVDLQVGADAQSSDGGWMVQPGIDYTQPLAPSWQFSTRLFSTYATEGYGASQLGVDHSLAVRSGGSEDTGLQDIGLGLGLGYSISEKWNIQTQARYQRVLGSSEFDGQKESSPHQFFGGVMVDYKF; from the coding sequence ATGAAGCGTTGGTTGAAATTCGGTGCCGCGGCTTTGGCGAGCTTGCTCGCCGTTCCGTTCGCGTGGGCCGAATCTCCCGCGGACGCGCCGGTGCTGGACGGTCCTGTCATTGGGCGAACCACCGAGCAGTCGCTGCTGCCGTCACCCGCCACGGGTCAGCGTGGTACACAGGTGCGGACCAACGTCCTCTCCAGTCAGTCGTTTCAGGCCGGTCCATCGATCGACGTGGTGCCGAACGTCGCGCACCCCGAAGTGCCGTTGGTCGCCCGGCGTAAGGACGAGGCCGGACCGGTCGAACTCGGCGGCTTCGTCGACTACCTGTTTCACGATGGGACAAGCGGTAAGCCGTCGTCCTCGCTCGGCGTCGATTTGCAGGTCGGCGCCGACGCGCAGTCAAGCGATGGCGGTTGGATGGTCCAGCCTGGCATCGACTACACACAGCCCCTGGCGCCGTCCTGGCAGTTCAGTACCCGCTTGTTCTCGACCTATGCGACCGAGGGGTACGGCGCGTCGCAACTCGGTGTCGATCATTCGCTGGCCGTGCGCTCCGGCGGAAGCGAGGACACCGGTCTGCAGGATATCGGGCTTGGTCTCGGGCTCGGCTATTCCATTTCCGAGAAGTGGAACATTCAGACTCAGGCCCGCTACCAGCGGGTGCTGGGTTCGAGCGAATTTGATGGTCAGAAGGAATCCTCGCCGCACCAGTTCTTCGGTGGGGTTATGGTCGACTACAAGTTCTAG